The following are from one region of the Arachis duranensis cultivar V14167 chromosome 10, aradu.V14167.gnm2.J7QH, whole genome shotgun sequence genome:
- the LOC107470329 gene encoding uncharacterized protein LOC107470329, giving the protein MSRERAEEVARQMASLLEAGFIRELDYSTWPLNVVLVKKHSSKWRICVDYSDLHKACPKDCFPLPNIYALVDAAVGYRYLSFMDAYSGYNQILMHRPDEDKTAFITPGGTFCYKVMPFGLKNAGATYQRLMNKIFRDLVGKTVEVYVDDILAKTTRPDDLLNDLANVFASLRQHELRQQKPYHSLTACEEAFRHFKEILATPPVLGKPKAEELLYLYLAITGEALAAILVREEGRAQQPVYFVSRALQGAELRYSKLEKLALALLTSSRRLKQYFQGHQIVVRTDQGIRQVLQKPDLVGRMMTWSIDLSQYDIRYEPRQAIKAQAMADFLVEVTWDPTEETDTRWKLHVDGASNQMSRGAGIILESPAGLVYEQSIKFEFPISNNQAEYEALIGGLALAMEVGATRLEICSDSQVVTSQVNGSYQARDSLLQKYLEKVKDLSQKFEEVTIHHVPRERNTRADILSKLASTKPG; this is encoded by the exons ATGTCACGGGAGAGGGCGGAGGAGGTGGCCAGGCAGATGGCCAGCCTCCTAGAAGCAGGTTTCATACGGGAACTAGACTACTCGACCTGGCCCTTGAATGTAGTTCTGGTAAAAAAGCATAGCAGCAAATGGAGAATATGCGTAGACTACTCCGACCTCCACAAGGCATGCCCTAAAGATTGTTTTCCCCTCCCTAACATATACGCACTCGTCGACGCGGCGGTAGGCTACCGGTATCTgagcttcatggatgcctactccGGCTACAATCAGATACTGATGCACCGACCCGACGAGGACAAGACAGCATTTATAACGCCTGGGGGAACCTTCTGTTACAAGGTGATGCCATTCGGCCTAAAAAATGCAGGGGCAACataccaaaggctgatgaacaaaaTATTTCGCGACCTCGTAGGCAAGACAGTGGAAGTCTATGTAGACGACATCCTCGCGAAAACTACGCGACCTGACGACCTCCTGAATGACCTGGCAAATGTATTCGCGTCTCTCCGACAACACG AGCTTCGGCAACAAAAGCCCTACCATTCTTTAACCGCATGCGAGGAAGCTTTTAGACACTTCAAGGAAATCCTGGCGACACCCCCTGTGCTCGGAAAGCCAAAGGCCGAGGAGCTGTTATACCTATACCTCGCCATAACAGGAGAAGCCCTGGCTGCGATTTTGGTACGAGAAGAAGGAAGGGCTCAACAGCCAGTTTATTTCGTGAGCAGAGCCCTACAAGGAGCAGAACTAAGGTACAGCAAACTGGAAAAGCTAGCTCTGGCACTCTTGACCTCTTCGCGGAGGTTAAAACAATACTTCCAAGGTCACCAGATTGTCGTAAGGACGGACCAAGGAATCCGACAAGTGCTCCAAAAACCCGATTTGGTGGGAAGGATGATGACTTGGTCCATTGATCTTTCCCAATATGACATACGGTATGAACCCCGGCAAGCAATCAAGGCACAAGCAATGGCTGACTTCTTAGTAGAAGTGACGTGGGATCCAACCGAAGAGACGGAcacacggtggaagctccacGTGGACGGAGCCTCCAATCAGATGTCCAGGGGCGCTGGGATCATCCTGGAAAGCCCAGCCGGGCTCGTATACGAACAATCGATCAAGTTCGAATTTCCCATCTCgaacaaccaagcagaatacgaagccCTCATAGGGGGCTTAGCCCTAGCAATGGAAGTTGGAGCGACAAGGTTGGAAATATGcagcgattcacaagtagtcacctccCAAGTAaacgggagctaccaagccagagACTCACTATTACAAAAGTACTTGGAGAAAGTCAAGGATTTGAGCCAAAAGTTTGAGGAGGTCACGATCCACCACGTTCCAAGAGAAAGGAACACACGAGCTGATATCCTATCAAAACTGGCTAGCACGAAACCGGGATAA